In Alteromonas mediterranea DE, a single genomic region encodes these proteins:
- a CDS encoding TonB-dependent receptor, producing MKQFKPNLIKAALISGGMAFGSAPAFAQDANTDAVDEANLEVIQVSGIRGSLQRAQAIKMDNTSIVEALSAEDIGKLPDTSIAESIARLPGVTGERRNGRTSGISVRGFNENYVGTSLNGRELLGMGDNRGVEFDLYPTEIISNILVYKTPEAGMTTQNIGGSIDLQTVKPLTAESTFTVNGTFEKNAEDSPNPDFDNDGHRISVNFVDQFANDTIGLALTVASMESPRQEQHFRGWGYAGVNFDNERRDLDPVEVPEGTVVLGGHDSFQRSAMLERDSIAAVVEWAPTDKLNIQLDALYIDFVEDDVRRGLEEGGAEWGTSAYTITGVENGLVTSGYSDGFYSVVRNDARRQEADLTTVGINAEYQINDSWTLELDYSTGKVEKEIVDVESYSGVGRAGTEGRPITARSWEMTSSGVMFSDHPTIAPVDLTDPTLISLAGPQAWGARPLLESDAQDGFVNQPLFEEELDTLRFDVKGYVDWGVVTGLSAGVVYSDRSKSKDNNGAYLTAPSYPGNAAIPEVLGVTNLNFIGIDGVLAYDSLGLFESGYYIESDASRVQNDRLGDTYTVDEELLTLYTKLDLEMEVGDIWVRGNVGLQVVSADQESTGFSATSDRDGYTIASPVTGGADYTDVLPTLNLSAEVAEGQFVRLGLSKVISRPRMDDMRPNTQVTFSFNDNQITSPDIENGPWGGSAGNPELRPLEANQFDLAYENYFADTGYVAVSFFYKDIKNWHRSTSIVADFTEFYIPELHQGSEGQTPVLFTGQVSSVLDGFEGFVRGYELQGSLPFDMIHDSLEGFGLFASATFMDGEVDAAPGQTETRIPGLSEESYSMTFFYENAGFEFRLAATKRDQYLTEERGTSLALVDATKQGGTLVDAQIGYDFSESGIEYLEGLRVTLQAQNLTDEDDIQASAADGRQITQFQTYGTNYLLGFNYKF from the coding sequence ATGAAACAATTTAAACCCAACCTAATTAAAGCTGCGCTTATTTCAGGCGGTATGGCGTTTGGCAGTGCACCAGCATTTGCACAAGATGCAAACACTGATGCTGTTGATGAAGCAAATCTTGAAGTAATTCAAGTGAGCGGTATTCGCGGCAGCTTACAGCGTGCTCAAGCAATCAAAATGGATAACACCTCAATTGTTGAAGCGTTATCAGCAGAAGATATTGGTAAGCTACCAGATACCAGTATTGCAGAATCAATCGCACGTCTTCCTGGTGTAACTGGTGAACGTCGTAACGGTCGTACAAGTGGTATCTCTGTTCGTGGTTTTAACGAGAACTACGTTGGTACGTCACTAAACGGTCGTGAACTTCTAGGTATGGGTGATAACCGTGGGGTTGAGTTTGACCTTTATCCAACGGAAATCATTTCAAACATTCTGGTATACAAAACACCAGAAGCGGGCATGACTACCCAAAATATCGGTGGTTCAATTGACCTTCAAACGGTTAAGCCTCTAACGGCAGAAAGCACGTTTACCGTAAACGGCACGTTCGAAAAGAATGCTGAAGACTCTCCAAACCCAGATTTTGACAACGACGGTCACCGCATTTCTGTAAACTTTGTCGATCAATTTGCCAACGATACGATTGGTTTAGCGTTAACTGTTGCGAGCATGGAGTCTCCGCGTCAGGAGCAACACTTCCGCGGTTGGGGTTATGCGGGTGTGAACTTTGATAATGAGCGCCGTGACCTAGACCCTGTAGAAGTTCCTGAAGGTACAGTAGTTCTTGGTGGTCACGATTCATTCCAGCGTTCAGCAATGCTAGAACGAGACTCAATTGCCGCTGTTGTTGAATGGGCGCCTACCGACAAGCTCAATATCCAACTTGACGCGCTTTATATCGATTTCGTTGAAGACGATGTACGCCGTGGTCTTGAAGAAGGCGGTGCAGAGTGGGGTACAAGCGCTTACACTATCACTGGTGTTGAAAACGGTCTGGTAACCAGCGGTTACTCTGATGGTTTCTATAGCGTTGTACGTAACGATGCGCGTCGTCAAGAAGCAGACCTAACCACAGTAGGCATTAATGCTGAATACCAAATCAACGACTCTTGGACACTAGAGCTTGATTACTCTACCGGTAAAGTTGAAAAAGAAATTGTCGATGTAGAAAGCTACTCAGGTGTAGGTCGTGCTGGTACTGAAGGCCGTCCAATTACTGCACGTAGCTGGGAAATGACATCTTCTGGTGTAATGTTCTCTGACCACCCAACTATTGCACCGGTTGACCTTACCGACCCAACACTTATTAGCCTTGCAGGTCCGCAAGCATGGGGCGCACGTCCGTTACTTGAGTCTGATGCACAGGATGGTTTCGTAAACCAGCCGCTTTTCGAAGAAGAGCTTGATACCCTTCGTTTCGACGTTAAAGGCTATGTAGATTGGGGTGTGGTAACTGGCCTATCTGCTGGTGTTGTATATTCTGACCGCTCTAAATCTAAAGACAATAACGGTGCTTACCTAACAGCGCCTTCATATCCTGGAAATGCTGCTATTCCTGAAGTGCTAGGCGTAACGAACCTTAACTTTATTGGAATTGACGGCGTGTTAGCGTACGACTCGCTAGGTCTTTTCGAAAGTGGTTATTACATTGAAAGCGATGCAAGCCGCGTTCAAAACGATCGCTTAGGTGATACTTACACCGTTGATGAAGAGCTACTTACCCTTTACACCAAACTAGATTTGGAAATGGAAGTTGGCGATATTTGGGTTCGCGGTAACGTAGGCCTTCAAGTAGTAAGTGCAGATCAAGAATCGACAGGTTTCTCTGCAACGTCTGATCGCGATGGTTACACCATTGCTAGCCCTGTAACAGGTGGCGCAGACTACACAGATGTTCTTCCCACACTTAACCTTTCAGCAGAAGTGGCTGAGGGCCAGTTTGTGCGCTTGGGCTTGAGCAAAGTTATTTCTCGTCCGCGTATGGATGACATGCGTCCAAATACTCAGGTTACGTTCTCGTTCAACGATAACCAAATCACTAGCCCTGACATTGAAAATGGTCCATGGGGTGGTAGTGCTGGTAACCCTGAATTGCGTCCGCTTGAAGCTAACCAGTTTGACCTAGCTTATGAGAACTACTTTGCAGATACAGGTTATGTAGCTGTGTCGTTCTTCTATAAAGACATTAAAAACTGGCACCGCAGCACGTCAATTGTGGCTGATTTCACAGAGTTTTATATTCCTGAGCTACATCAGGGCTCTGAAGGTCAAACTCCTGTATTGTTCACAGGTCAAGTAAGCAGTGTACTAGATGGGTTCGAAGGCTTTGTTCGCGGTTACGAATTACAAGGTTCACTTCCATTTGATATGATCCATGATTCACTTGAAGGCTTCGGTTTGTTCGCAAGTGCAACCTTTATGGATGGTGAAGTTGACGCGGCTCCGGGTCAAACTGAAACACGTATTCCTGGACTATCTGAAGAGTCTTACAGTATGACTTTCTTCTATGAGAATGCTGGTTTCGAATTCCGTCTTGCGGCAACAAAACGCGATCAGTACCTAACTGAAGAAAGAGGTACAAGTCTTGCGTTAGTTGATGCAACGAAGCAAGGCGGTACGCTTGTTGATGCGCAAATTGGCTATGACTTTAGCGAGTCTGGTATCGAATATCTAGAAGGCCTACGTGTTACTTTACAAGCACAGAACCTGACCGATGAAGATGATATTCAAGCGTCAGCGGCTGACGGCCGTCAAATCACGCAGTTCCAAACTTATGGAACGAACTACTTGCTAGGATTTAACTACAAGTTCTAA
- a CDS encoding tryptophan halogenase family protein, whose protein sequence is MQDPHNKPIKRVVIAGGGTAGWLAASLMKKVLGKAVDITLVESEAIGTVGVGEATIPPIRLVNQVLGIDEAQFLHDTKATIKLAIRFENWKTKGESYYHTFGAPGKSMAFCHFHHYWVKARQQGLKADLWDFDLNYHAAEAGRFAQINAKDPVVELPFAYHFDASLYAQYLRKLSENMGVVRKEGKISRVQRFTDSGFIQALHLESGDVVEGDLFVDCTGFKGLLIEEALGAGYDDWSHLLPCDSAIAVPSERHEKTAPYTRSIAHDAGWQWRIPLQHRNGNGHVYSSRYISDDQACDTLLSNLDTKPLGDPKLIKFTTGRRRKQWYKNVVAVGLSSGFLEPLESTSIHLIQSAIVRLIQLFPHNGFAPSLESEYNKQSELEFEQIRDFLVLHYTVNERTDSAFFNDMRNITLPDSLAHKIALFKESGNLLREQNDLFLESSWLQVLYGQGITPKDYHGLVNSVPEVQLNQMLTRLLEIKKEPIAKLPTHDEYINGMVAKYKRAMS, encoded by the coding sequence ATGCAAGATCCTCATAATAAACCGATAAAGCGTGTAGTGATTGCCGGCGGTGGAACGGCAGGTTGGCTAGCTGCATCATTAATGAAAAAGGTGTTGGGTAAAGCAGTTGATATTACTCTGGTTGAATCTGAAGCGATTGGTACGGTCGGTGTTGGCGAAGCTACCATCCCCCCAATACGCCTAGTAAACCAAGTGTTAGGTATCGACGAAGCACAGTTTCTTCATGATACTAAAGCAACGATAAAACTTGCTATACGGTTCGAAAATTGGAAAACGAAGGGTGAAAGCTACTATCACACCTTTGGTGCGCCGGGCAAAAGCATGGCGTTTTGTCATTTTCATCACTATTGGGTAAAGGCGCGCCAGCAAGGCCTAAAAGCCGACCTGTGGGATTTTGACCTAAATTACCATGCCGCTGAAGCGGGACGATTTGCGCAGATTAATGCCAAAGACCCAGTCGTTGAGCTACCTTTCGCCTATCATTTTGACGCCAGTTTATACGCTCAGTATTTACGAAAGCTGAGTGAAAATATGGGGGTTGTACGCAAAGAAGGTAAAATTTCACGTGTTCAACGTTTTACCGACAGCGGTTTTATTCAAGCACTTCACTTAGAAAGTGGGGACGTGGTTGAAGGGGACTTATTTGTTGATTGCACGGGCTTTAAGGGGCTATTGATAGAGGAAGCGCTGGGCGCTGGTTACGACGATTGGTCTCACTTACTTCCTTGTGATAGTGCCATTGCTGTACCGTCTGAGCGACATGAAAAAACCGCGCCTTACACGCGCTCTATTGCCCACGATGCGGGTTGGCAATGGAGGATCCCACTGCAACACAGAAATGGTAATGGCCACGTATATAGTTCACGCTATATCAGTGATGATCAGGCCTGTGACACCTTGTTGTCAAACTTAGATACCAAACCATTGGGCGACCCTAAACTGATAAAGTTTACGACGGGCAGACGACGTAAGCAATGGTACAAAAACGTAGTAGCAGTAGGTTTATCAAGTGGATTCTTAGAGCCACTTGAATCTACCAGTATTCACCTCATTCAATCTGCAATTGTTCGCTTAATTCAGTTGTTTCCCCACAACGGTTTTGCTCCAAGCTTGGAATCGGAATATAACAAGCAGTCTGAATTAGAATTTGAACAAATCCGAGATTTTCTTGTTTTGCATTACACCGTAAATGAGCGAACCGATAGCGCCTTTTTCAATGATATGCGAAATATTACTTTACCCGATTCCCTTGCACATAAAATTGCGTTGTTTAAAGAAAGCGGAAATCTGCTACGAGAACAAAATGATCTATTCCTTGAAAGCTCATGGCTACAGGTCTTGTACGGTCAGGGGATTACTCCTAAGGATTATCACGGTCTGGTAAACAGTGTGCCTGAAGTTCAGTTAAATCAAATGTTAACAAGGTTGTTGGAAATCAAAAAAGAGCCCATTGCTAAGTTGCCGACACATGACGAATATATAAATGGGATGGTTGCAAAGTATAAGCGCGCAATGAGTTGA